The Saprospiraceae bacterium genomic interval TCATCTCCACAGTATTGAGTTGGTAAGATCCATCATTCCAAAGTGACAGGATCAGATCGCCGGTATCAAATTCGCCAAGGGTGATTCCCCTCAATTCGGAATTGAGCCTGCCGGTGGACTCATCCAGCCAAAGTGGTTGTGCCCCCAAAGAACTCTTGCCTTTCTCCAACAACTCAACTTTGCGTATCGGGTATTTAGTCACGGTATTGCCTTTAGAGGTTTTTCCTTTGATTTCCATAGTGGCAAAGTCAAATTCAAACTGTTTTTTCTTGGCAGTGCTACCCTGGGAAAGTTGGATCTGCACGATCTCAGATTCTCCATTTGGATTAGCGCTGATGTAGATGAGTTTGGAGTCTTTGTGATCAGAAGCGATAGCATATTCTTTGTCTCTGGTTACGCCGCCGATCTGAAATCTTTTGGCAAACGCTTTGCCACTATCGCCATCTACATAGATTACATTAAAGACGGTGCGATCATCTGTTTTTTTCCACACGTTGGCATAGCGAAGGTCTTTGCCCATAAATACTTTTTCGCCCATTTTGGAGACTTTCATTTTGCCATCTCTGCGGAAAGCCACGATGTCATCGATATCACTGCATTCTCCCACCAGGGTAGAGGTATCTTTTTTGAGGCCCCAACCTATGAATCCTTCTTTCTCATCGACATATAGCTTTGTATTGTTGGCTACTACTGTATTGGCCTGGATGGTTTCAAATTCGGAGATGGTCGTCTTGCGGTCTTTTCCTTCACCATATTTTTTTCTAAGATGCTCAAACCAGGAGATGGTATATTCCGTCAGGTGATGGAGATCATGTCGTATTTGTTCCAGGCTTTTTTCAGTCTCCCGGATTTGTTCGTCTGCTTTGAAGGTATTGTATTTTGAGATTCGTTTGATTTTAATCTCCGTGAGCTTGGCTACATCTTCGTCTGTGATTTCCCTGGAGAGTTTTAACCTTTGTCTTTGGCTGAAGCTTTTCCGAAGGAGTAGATATATATTTTTTAAGCTCCGTATGTATGGTCTCGATGACTTCCTCCCAGCTTTCACATTCCTCTATTTCGTGGTAGATTCTGTTTTCAATAAATATTTTTTCAAGATTGGCAAAGTGCCAGAGTTCGTTGAGTTCAGCATTTTTGATCTCCAGCTCTTGTTTTAACAACTCTTTGGTTGAATCTACCGTGCTTCGCAGAATGTCGGAGACTGTCAAAAACATTGGTTTTTTGTCCACAATCACACAGGCATTGGGAGAGACGGAGAGCTGGCAATCGGTGAAAGCATAGAGCGCATCTATTGATACATCCGGAGATACTCCCGGCTGTAATTCGATGGCTATCTCTATCTCCGCCGCGGTGTTATCTGTGATTTTTTTGATTTTGATTTTTCCTTTTTCATTAGCTTTGAGGATACTTTCTATCAGTGAAGTCGTCGTCGTACCATAAGGAATCTCAGTGATGATCAGATTCTTTTTGTCTACAGCTTCTATTTTGGCCCTGATCTTGACTTTGCCTCCGCGCTGGCCGTCATTGTATTCATTGATATCGATACTACCTGCAGTCTGAAAATCAGGGTAAAGTTTAAATCTTTTACCTTCAAGATATTTGATGGCTGCGTCGATGATTTCATTAAAATTGTGAGGAAGAATTTTCGTAGAAAGTCCTACCGCGATGCCCTCGGCACCTTGAGCAAGAAGAATAGGGAACTTCGCAGGCAGTGTGACAGGCTCTCTTTTTCTGCCGTCATAGGACAATAGCCAGGAGGTGGTCTTAGGATTAAAGATGACTTCCAAGGCAAACTTGGTAAGTCGGGCTTCGATGTATCTGGGTGCAGCCGCAGAAGCTCCGGTCCGAGCATCACCCCAGTTGCCCTGGGGATCGATAAGAAGCTCCATTTGACCAAGGTTGACCATGGCATCCCGGATGGCCGCATCGCCATGTGGATGGTACTGCATCGTCTGGCCTATGACATTGGCTACTTTATTGTACCGGCCGTCATCTATCTCGTAAAGGGCATGCAGGATACGGCGCTGCACCGGCTTGAGGCCATCTTCCATAGCCGGTACTGCTCGCTCTAGGATGACATAAGAGGCATAGTCCAGAAAATAGGACTCATACATACTGTTCAAACTGGTGATCTTGATGCCTTCTGAGCCTTTAGGGACAGGTATGAATGGTGGATTCTGCTTTTTAGCCATGTATATTTAATTTTCCGGGGCAAACATATTAAGAAAAATTGTTATCTGAAAAATTTAATGAGAAACAGATCATGGAGAAACCCCTCTGAGCTACCCCCCAGTTAAAATATATCATTGAAGTAATGATTGATTTACGCCATAATAGTCGCTGATGTATTGTTTTTTGGTTAAAAAGATAGCTAATGTGCTGTGTTGTCACCAAACCGCATTGGGACAATCATTTTTATAAGAAATGATAAGAAGTATTCATATGACTTGATTTTGCCTAAAAGGTTAAATTTTTTAAAAATCTAGCAGCATGCATCTGGGATCCACCGTTTAACCTTAACTTGGATCTACTAAATCCAAGGGTCATGGATATAACTATTCCTATCGAGTCAGAAGACGATTTTATTAATGCTTGTGTTCGCAATGAACGATGGGCTCAAAAAAAATTGTACGAAGACTACTACAGCAGCATGATGGGGCTGTGCTTGAGATATGCCAATACGGACGAAGATGCGATGGATATCCTTCACGAGGGATTCATCAAAGTCTTCAGACATATCAGCAAATACCAGGCAGGCACCTCACTTTCAGCCTGGATCAGGCGCATCATGGTCAATACTTCGATAGATTATTATCGAAAAGAGACCAGGAGGCGCACTGAAAACATCGACAAAGCCTATGCCATCAGTACAGCTGATGTAGATGCAGTGAGTCGATGTGGTGAAAGTGAAATACTCAAATCTATACAGCAACTCACTTTTGCTTATAGATCAGTATTCAATCTATATGTAGTAGAGGGATTTTCTCACAAGGAGATCTCCGAACAATTGGGGATTACAGAAAGTACTTCCAGATCCAATTTAGTAAAAGCCAGGATTAAGTTGAAGGAGATATTGTTGGGTAAAGGCAAAATACATGGAGAATAATTCATTTGATAATTTTATAAAACAAAAGATTGAACATCCTTCCGTTGAGATGGATGCTCGTGCATGGGATTTATTCATGCTGACGGCCATTGAAAAAGGGGAAGAAGATATATTTGAAGATGCTTCTGCGGATGCATTGGTGAGAGAAGGATTAAAAGATTTTAAAGTAGCCTATGATCCCACGAGTTGGGATGTGCTGGCTGATAAAATAGATACACCTGAGGAAGAACCGGTAGTTGTTCATCAAAAATTTGACAAAGAAATCTCTAACTCCCTAAGAGACCTCAGGAGGAAATATGATGCGGCTTCCTGGCCAAAGCTAGCGGCACGCCTTGATGCCGAAGAGCGATATATCAGGCATTATTATCGAGCCAAATTTGTAGAAGCAGTAGTGTTCTTTTTACTGGTCATCACTTTATTTCAGATGAGTCAATCCAGTAAGGTGAAGTCAGAAATCGAAAATATAGCCACTCCAAAAATCAATCAGGAAGTCGCTTCCAGGGATCTCGCTGGACCGCAAGTATCGGGTTCTACCGCCAAAGCCCAAACCTATCATTTGACTACACCTTTGAATGGGTCAATTAAAAAAGGCGATTTCAATACAGGCAGATTGACTGAGAGCCTGCCGACTAAAGATTCACCTGCGATGATAGATGCGGTAGTCAATTTTTCAACATCGGGTACTGGTTCAATTCGCGACATTTTTAACCTGGCAAGTTTAAGAAGCGATATTGATCGAACATCTGCTGCTCGTAAGATTTCAGAGGACAAAATCAATCTTAATGTGATATCTGCTGAAAATAGTATACTCGGACAGGATCTGGCTAGTACTTTATTTGACGCCATCCCAGGAAATGTGCCTGGGGTGAGTTTCTCCAATCAATCCTTGCCTTCCATGACGATTAAGTCTATCAAAAAAGGTGTTTGGAAAGTAGGTATGTATACCCATTTGGATTATAATCAGATTTATTTTCCTGATCAGATAGTGTCTGTATTGGGTGAGCAGGCACCTTATAAAGCGAAGACGGTACATTCTTCGGGATATGGCGTCGGGTTTAAAGCATTATATAGCAAGAAACAATTTGGGTTGGAGACAGGTATAGGATATGCCAATCGTGCTTATTCTCCCAATCGTAAATATTATATAGACCCGTATTACAATGCAGATTTTGCTAATATTGAGTATGAAATCGTAGAGATGCCCCTATCGGTTAGGTATGCTGCAAAAAAGGATAGCCGTGTTAGGCCCTATGCTCAAGTCGGGTTGAATGCTAATTTTATCACGAGGGCCAATTATGATATCGTAGCTGAATCCAAATTGGCCAGAACTTTCACTTCTAAGAATGCTGATTTAACTGCTCAACAAGAATATATACTGAGTAAAGCCAGGGATCAGTTTACAAAATTCGATAAAAGAAGGGTGTTAGTTTATGCCCAGGGTTCCACTGGTTTAGAATGGAAGATTAACTCTACCGCAGATATATATTCTCAGATTACTTTTGGTCAGAGATTATTGAGCAGACAGTTTGGTCCCAATTTTGATCAGTTCAAGACACTATCTATGGAGATCGGTCTGAGAACTAAGATTTAAAATAATATAAATCAGAAAAACAATCTGCTCTTTTACACCAATTCCAAT includes:
- a CDS encoding outer membrane beta-barrel protein is translated as MENNSFDNFIKQKIEHPSVEMDARAWDLFMLTAIEKGEEDIFEDASADALVREGLKDFKVAYDPTSWDVLADKIDTPEEEPVVVHQKFDKEISNSLRDLRRKYDAASWPKLAARLDAEERYIRHYYRAKFVEAVVFFLLVITLFQMSQSSKVKSEIENIATPKINQEVASRDLAGPQVSGSTAKAQTYHLTTPLNGSIKKGDFNTGRLTESLPTKDSPAMIDAVVNFSTSGTGSIRDIFNLASLRSDIDRTSAARKISEDKINLNVISAENSILGQDLASTLFDAIPGNVPGVSFSNQSLPSMTIKSIKKGVWKVGMYTHLDYNQIYFPDQIVSVLGEQAPYKAKTVHSSGYGVGFKALYSKKQFGLETGIGYANRAYSPNRKYYIDPYYNADFANIEYEIVEMPLSVRYAAKKDSRVRPYAQVGLNANFITRANYDIVAESKLARTFTSKNADLTAQQEYILSKARDQFTKFDKRRVLVYAQGSTGLEWKINSTADIYSQITFGQRLLSRQFGPNFDQFKTLSMEIGLRTKI
- a CDS encoding RNA polymerase sigma factor, with the translated sequence MDITIPIESEDDFINACVRNERWAQKKLYEDYYSSMMGLCLRYANTDEDAMDILHEGFIKVFRHISKYQAGTSLSAWIRRIMVNTSIDYYRKETRRRTENIDKAYAISTADVDAVSRCGESEILKSIQQLTFAYRSVFNLYVVEGFSHKEISEQLGITESTSRSNLVKARIKLKEILLGKGKIHGE